The region GCAGTTAAGCCCTACAGTGCTGATGGTACTGGGTTAACCCCCGGGAGAGTAAGTCGGCGCCACATTCATTAGATATAGAAGGTTAGTTAACACAAGATGTTGGCTAACCTTTTTTATTTGGGTGAAAAATATCTAATAATTTGTTAATCAGTGCTTTATAATGAAAAAGTACTATTATTTTAACGTATTGATTATTACCTTTGTAACAATAATTTAGGCTAACAGCCCTCTGTTATTCAATAAGTTATTCTTTTGATGTTTTTTGAATAACGATGGTTTAAATCTTATAAATATAAAATATTACTAAAGTGACTAAAGCAGAAGTAATCACAGAAATTCTCAGAAAAATTGAGAAACGTCAAGAGGCACAGACTTCGAACGCAGCGACAATGGTAGAAGTAGATAAAGAAATTGTAGGTCAAGTTCTTGAAGACTTCTTTAACGTTGTGAAGGACAAAATGGCTGAAGGTAATAATATCTATATCCGTCGTTTTGGTAGCTTTGTGAATAAAAAGCGTGCTAGCAAAAAAGGTAGAGATATCTCAAGAGGTGAGATTATTCCAATTCCTGAGCACTTTATTCCTAGCTTCAAACCTTCGAAAGAGTTTGTAGAAAAAATTAAAGGAAGTGATAAAGTTCGTTTAATCAACGAAAATTAATCTTTATTGCAATGAAATGCATAAATTGTCCATGCCTATCTAGGTATGGACATTTTTTTTAATCTCAAATAATATATGGGAAATAAACAGTATATATTGATAGGAGCAGGTGTCGTTATGATAGCTATCCTTGCATTTTTACCAAAGGCTGTAATTACTGATAATTCAGAGGCGGTCGCACAAACAACAAACACTTCTGAGGCTGAACACGAACATACAGAAGGTGACGGTCATGATCATAGTCAAGATGCTAATATGAACATGGCACATGATAAATTACCAGCGGATACACAGAGAACTTTAGATTCACTAGAACACGCATTTTCTACAGCTAACACCAACCAAAATAAAGCAAAGGTAGCAGATGAAGCATTTGATATCTTATATCGTATGAATAAATTTGACCAAGCAGGAGGATGGAAACTTGCTTTGTACGGTCAAACAAATAATATAGACGACTTAAAAGAAGGTGCAGATGCTTACTACGAAGCATTTACTTTTGCTATGAGTGAGCAAAAATCAGCAAGCATGGCTAAGTTGGCTAGAGAGAATTATGAGGATTACCTCAAAAAGCATGGAGAGGACTTGGATGTAAAAGTGAAAATTGGGATGACTTATGTTGTTTCATCATCACCAATGCAAGGAATTATGAAGATCAGAGAAGTGATTGCAGAGGATCCCAACCATAGGCTAGCTTTATCAAGTTTAGGTATTTTATCTATGCAATCAGGACAATATGATAAAGCAGTAACAAGGTTTGAAAAGTTGAAAGATTTAGATCCAAATGACCTGGAATCTAGATTTTATTTGGCGATGGCACTGAAGCAATCTGGTAAAGATAAAGCTGCATTAGAGGAGATGAAATACATCAATAAAAATGCTGATACTGAGGAAATTCGCGTCTCTTCGACCCAATATTTAGCGGAATGGGATAATTAATGTAAATAAGTGGAGAAAAAATCAAATTAAATTCGTCTTTCTCCTATTTTATATTTAAATTGCGCACTCGTTTGGAAGGTATATTGCATACTTTCTAATCGAATAAGTGAAAAGATTTCAAACAATATAAACTGTAAGAATATGCCTTGCGGTAAGAAAAGAAAAAGACATAAGATTGCGACTCACAAGAGAAAGAAAAGACTTAGAAAGAACAGACACAAGAAAAAGTAATGTTCTAGTCGCAACTTACAAAAACCTTGCTCTAGTGAATCTAGGACAAGGTTTTTCCTTATTTTAGTAAAGTGAAGTATCTTAACGTAGATACGCATGCATTTTTATGTATGTTAAATATATTTTATTGTTAACCTTAAACTTTTATTGAGTTGAGTAATGAATTAGTTATCAATTCAACGCCGGAAGGCTCTAGAATTGCTCTCATGCGAGATAAAAGTCTGGTGGAACTTCATTATGATAATGATGAAACTAAGTTTCAAGTAGGTGATATCTATTTGGGAGTTGTAAGAAAAGTAGTTCCAGGTCTAAATGCTGCATTCATTGACATTGGATACGACAAAGATGCTTTTCTACATTACTTGGATTTAGGTCCTAAAGTAAGATCTCTCTTAAAGTATATCAAACTGGCTCAAGGTAAACATCACAAGCATGTGTCTGAAAACCTAAAGCAGTTCCGTTTAGAACCTGAAATTGATAAGCTCGGAAAAATCAATGAAGTACTAAAACAAAATCAAAAGATTTTAGTACAAGTAGTAAAAGAGCCAATTTCGACTAAAGGCCCAAGATTATCATGTGAACTCTCTTTAGCGGGAAGATATCTAGTTCTCGTTCCATTTAGTAATACTGTCAATATTTCAAAGAAAATCACTGATGCAGGTGAAAGAAAAAGACTTCTTAAGCTTGTCAATTCTATCAAACCTGAGAATTTTGGTGTAATTATCAGAACTGTTGCAGAGGGACAAGAAGTTTCTGAGTTGGATAAAGACTTAAGAGACCTTGTTACAAAATGGGGAGAAGGTGTTGAAAAACTTAAAGTAGCTAAACCTAGAGAGAAAGTTATTGGCGAGATTAATCGTGCAACTTCAATGTTGAGGGATATCCTTAATGAATCATTTGACAATATTACTGTTGATGATAAAGAAGTTTACGAAGAAATTCGTCGATTTATACAACAAATCGCACCAGACAAGACCGGTATTGTAAAACATTATACTGGTAAGACCAAGCTTTTTGAACACACAGGTATTGAAAAGCAACTAAAGACACTCTTTGGACAAACTGTTAGCTTAGGAAGTGGAGGGTATTTGGTGATTGAACACACCGAAGCACTACATGTTATTGATGTTAACAGTGGAAATAAGTCGAATGCAGAGAATAATCAAGAAGCTACTGCATTCAACGTTAACTTAGAGGCTGCAACAGAAATCGCCCGTCAGTTACGTCTACGTGATATGGGAGGCATCATCGTCATTGACTTCATTGATATGAAGAAAGCTGAACACAAACAGAAATTGTATCAGCACATGAAGACGGAGATGAAAGCAGATCGCTCTAAACATACAGTATTGCCATTGAGTAAATTTGGCTTAATGCAGATTACAAGGCAGCGTGTAAGACCTGAATTAAGTATTGTTACTAAAGAGAAGTGCCCAACTTGTAATGGAACGGGTAAAATCACGGCATCTATTGCTATCGCCGATCAAATCGAGGCAGAAGTATTATACCTGATAGAGAACCAAAACGATCAAAAGTTAAAACTAGGAGTACATCCTTATCTCTATGCTTACTTTACAGGAGGATTTCCTTCTCGCAGAATGAAATGGTTCTTGAAACATTTCAAATGGATCAAAATCTTCGAAGATTCGTCATTAGGCTTATCTGAATACAAGTTCTTTGATCATCATGATGAAGAAATTTCTTTAAAATGATAAGTTAGCTTCTATCACACAAGATGTGGTAGAAGCTTTTCTTTTATTCTATTATATGTATATATGAAACTATATTCATTTGATATTCGTTTTTAATCTTTGATATTTGATAAAAATGAAAGCACTTAACAGAGTATTTAAAATTTAATTTATTTACCTTATGTCAAAATTTACTAACTTAATTCAGAATTCGGAAGTACCTGTATTAGTTGACTTCTATGCCGATTGGTGTCAACCATGTCATATGATTGCCCCTACCATCCGTTCCATTAAAAATAAAATGGGAGACCAATTAAAAATTGTAAAGGTGAATGCGGATAATAACCAAAAAGCAATGTTGAAATATCATGTGAAAAGTATTCCAACATTAATATTATTCCATAAAGGGAAAATCCTTTGGAGAAATGCCGGTGTAATTCCAGAAGTTGAATTATTAAAAGTCATAAATCAATACATCTAGCACTACCTCTTAAAGTATAAATTGAGGTAGGAATTAACAATTTATACTACAACATGTCTAATCTTAATATCAAAACTGAGGTAATACAAGCTTCACCTCTGGCTACATTAATACTATCTTGTAAAGATGTTCCTTCTTCATCATGGCTCGATTATGTAAAAGCCCTTCTTGCAATAGCAGGAGCTGATGGTGAAGTGTCCGATGAAGAAATGGATTGGGTGTTCCAAGACTTTCTTAATATTGTCGGAGCTACGGAGGAACAAGTAGAAGAGGTAAGGTCTTTTGATTTTAAAAATGTAGACTTGGCTGAATTGCTTTCTTCTTTAGATATTGATGTACCTATGAACTACAAAAGAACATTGGTATATGATGCAGTGATGATGGCAAGAGCAGATATGGTATATGCAAAAGAAGAAAAAGAGGCTGTTGCAAAAGCTGCAGAATTATTGGGAGTGCCATTCTTTATAGCTAAAACAATAGAAGGTTTAGTAAATACAGAGAAGTCGTTAGAGATGATTCGTAAATCGTTATTTGAGTTGGAAGACGACGAGGCTCATCCAATTCAAGATTTAGCTTCTCTAAACATGAAACCAGCTTCTGTATTAGAAAGAAATACTTTTGGTGTAAGGTTTACAAGTGAGGAGACTCAAAGAAATTATGGTTATGCACTAATGATAATTTCAGGAGCAGATGGAATAGTTTCAGAAGCAGAGAAAGATTGGTATTTGAATCAGTTTTGTGAAGTGTCAGAAACACCGATGGCAATAGCACAAGATGTTTTAAGTTTTGATTACCTAAATGGAAATTTAGAAGAAGTATTGAATAATTTGAAAGTGGATGTCTCTATCAACTTCCAAAGAACACTTCTCTATAATGCTATTAAAATGGCAAATGCTGATGAAGACTTTCCTGAGAAGGAAAAAGCAGCAACTGAAAAAGCAGCAGAGCTATTAGGAATAACAAAAGACATTGCAGAAACCATCTATTATTTAGTAGATACTGAAGCAAAAGTACTTAAGATGAGATCAACACTATTTGATTATAAATAAATAAAAAAGCCACTCTAACAATATGATGTTAGAGTGGCTTTTTCATTTATGATACTTAATATTTATCTCGAAATTAATTTAAAGATATCATTACCAAATGCGAATACCATAATCGATAATAAGATTAACA is a window of Flammeovirga agarivorans DNA encoding:
- a CDS encoding HU family DNA-binding protein, encoding MTKAEVITEILRKIEKRQEAQTSNAATMVEVDKEIVGQVLEDFFNVVKDKMAEGNNIYIRRFGSFVNKKRASKKGRDISRGEIIPIPEHFIPSFKPSKEFVEKIKGSDKVRLINEN
- a CDS encoding tellurite resistance TerB family protein — its product is MSNLNIKTEVIQASPLATLILSCKDVPSSSWLDYVKALLAIAGADGEVSDEEMDWVFQDFLNIVGATEEQVEEVRSFDFKNVDLAELLSSLDIDVPMNYKRTLVYDAVMMARADMVYAKEEKEAVAKAAELLGVPFFIAKTIEGLVNTEKSLEMIRKSLFELEDDEAHPIQDLASLNMKPASVLERNTFGVRFTSEETQRNYGYALMIISGADGIVSEAEKDWYLNQFCEVSETPMAIAQDVLSFDYLNGNLEEVLNNLKVDVSINFQRTLLYNAIKMANADEDFPEKEKAATEKAAELLGITKDIAETIYYLVDTEAKVLKMRSTLFDYK
- the trxA gene encoding thioredoxin, whose product is MSKFTNLIQNSEVPVLVDFYADWCQPCHMIAPTIRSIKNKMGDQLKIVKVNADNNQKAMLKYHVKSIPTLILFHKGKILWRNAGVIPEVELLKVINQYI
- a CDS encoding tetratricopeptide repeat protein; its protein translation is MGNKQYILIGAGVVMIAILAFLPKAVITDNSEAVAQTTNTSEAEHEHTEGDGHDHSQDANMNMAHDKLPADTQRTLDSLEHAFSTANTNQNKAKVADEAFDILYRMNKFDQAGGWKLALYGQTNNIDDLKEGADAYYEAFTFAMSEQKSASMAKLARENYEDYLKKHGEDLDVKVKIGMTYVVSSSPMQGIMKIREVIAEDPNHRLALSSLGILSMQSGQYDKAVTRFEKLKDLDPNDLESRFYLAMALKQSGKDKAALEEMKYINKNADTEEIRVSSTQYLAEWDN
- a CDS encoding Rne/Rng family ribonuclease; the encoded protein is MSNELVINSTPEGSRIALMRDKSLVELHYDNDETKFQVGDIYLGVVRKVVPGLNAAFIDIGYDKDAFLHYLDLGPKVRSLLKYIKLAQGKHHKHVSENLKQFRLEPEIDKLGKINEVLKQNQKILVQVVKEPISTKGPRLSCELSLAGRYLVLVPFSNTVNISKKITDAGERKRLLKLVNSIKPENFGVIIRTVAEGQEVSELDKDLRDLVTKWGEGVEKLKVAKPREKVIGEINRATSMLRDILNESFDNITVDDKEVYEEIRRFIQQIAPDKTGIVKHYTGKTKLFEHTGIEKQLKTLFGQTVSLGSGGYLVIEHTEALHVIDVNSGNKSNAENNQEATAFNVNLEAATEIARQLRLRDMGGIIVIDFIDMKKAEHKQKLYQHMKTEMKADRSKHTVLPLSKFGLMQITRQRVRPELSIVTKEKCPTCNGTGKITASIAIADQIEAEVLYLIENQNDQKLKLGVHPYLYAYFTGGFPSRRMKWFLKHFKWIKIFEDSSLGLSEYKFFDHHDEEISLK